In Dermacentor variabilis isolate Ectoservices chromosome 7, ASM5094787v1, whole genome shotgun sequence, a genomic segment contains:
- the LOC142588912 gene encoding kelch-like protein 10: protein MCAAANAATPTDANDAAGKTGDGNAITVKAEAALLFNDDGERRDLAPGAAARAMPGLREQRKTREFCDVVFHVAEGAEIWAHRFVMSATYSGCCELFALAERGMSPEQEWTPPIRVIVEDLDSDMIEVLVDFAYRAPLHERIGLHNVAKVLELAEKLKLYRLRDHCLNVLNRHLEPESCIDTYRLASSRGYGKLAKEAFRYMVRNFNEVWRDSAQFQALTPEEMRTILEDNRLYAPKEVDDTFPALLKWISADAEGRKAYLAKFLPLVRFARFSVTDFEKVITNPQVQGDEDSLKVLGVIHQTLSQPSMTTGRVAGIDLSPKLWLTPRVPKDVLFLFGGWASGPTTNMLTYNCRATKWRMMDKQSTMPRAYHGAAVVNRCIYFVGGFNGHDCYHSVVCFDVSLSRWSTKANMTYARCYVSVAVLQASCIDLEQPLYHYC, encoded by the exons ATGTGCGCCGCCGCCAACGCAGCCACGCCCACCGACGCAAACGACGCTGCCGGCAAGACCGGAGATGGCAACGCGATCACGGTGAAGGCTGAGGCTGCTCTGCTCTTCAACGATGACGGCGAGCGGCGTGACCTCGCACCGGGCGCGGCCGCCAGGGCCATGCCGGGACTGCGGGAGCAGAGGAAGACCCGCGAGTTTTGCGACGTCGTGTTCCACGTGGCCGAGGGCGCGGAAATCTGGGCGCATCGGTTCGTAATGTCTGCCAC GTATAGTGGCTGCTGCGAGCTCTTCGCACTCGCCGAGAGAGGCATGAGTCCCGAACAGGAGTGGACCCCGCCCATCCGGGTGATAGTGGAAGACTTGGACAGCGACATGATCGAGGTGCTCGTCGACTTCGCCTACCGCGCTCCGCTGCACGAGCGCATCGGCCTGCACAATGTCGCCAAGGTGCTCGAGCTCGCCGAGAAGCTGAAG TTATACCGACTACGGGACCACTGCCTAAACGTCCTCAATCGGCACCTTGAACCGGAGAGCTGCATCGACACTTACCGCCTGGCATCCAGCCGCGGTTACGGGAAACTCGCCAAAGAAGCTTTTCGATATATGGTTCGGAACTTCAACGAG GTGTGGAGGGACAGCGCCCAGTTCCAGGCCCTGACGCCAGAGGAGATGCGTACCATCCTGGAAGACAACCGGCTGTACGCTCCCAAAGAGGTGGATGACACGTTCCCTGCCCTACTCAAGTGGATCTCCGCCGACGCGGAGGGGAGGAAGGCCTACCTCGCCAAGTTCCTGCCACTCGTTCGATTCGCACGCTTTTCCGTCAC GGACTTCGAGAAAGTCATCACCAACCCGCAAGTCCAGGGTGATGAAGACAGCCTGAAGGTGCTGGGCGTGATTCACCAG ACGCTGTCCCAACCGTCCATGACCACTGGCAGAGTTGCCGGCATTGACCTGTCCCCGAAGCTGTGGCTCACGCCTCGCGTGCCCAAGGACGTCTTGTTCCTTTTCGGCGGCTGGGCATCGGGCCCTACTACTAACATGCTCACTTACAACTGCCGCGCCACGAAGTGGCGGATGATGGACAAGCAGAGCACCATGCCCAG GGCGTACCACGGCGCCGCAGTGGTCAACCGGTGTATCTACTTCGTGGGCGGCTTCAATGGCCACGACTGCTACcactcggtcgtctgcttcgacGTCTCTCTGTCCAGATGGAGCACCAAGGCGAACATGACGTACGCGCGCTGCTACGTCAGCGTCGCTGTTCTCCAGGCAAGTTGCATCGATCTCGAGCAGCCACTTTACCATTACTGCTAA